The following proteins come from a genomic window of Natrinema saccharevitans:
- a CDS encoding helicase C-terminal domain-containing protein, which produces MNPERIFEEFPAPSYRGTQEQALRDVRDAFAAGNDVVLVRAPTGSGKSLLARAVAGCARRADEGEPSDATGAYYTTPQVSQLDDVAADDLLADLNVIRGKSNYACILPEERDTPVNQAPCVRERGYDCSVKHRCPYFSDRAIASNRAVAAMTLAYFMQTAGSEVFRKRDVVVVDEAHGLAEWAEMYATIQLGPRTVPFWDDLRVPEVDSVERAVRYAENLAGTCKRRKDDLLAQDSLSPAEVRERDRLQELIGDLEWFVADFRDPQSPTTWLVDQSESRSGRGDGDGDDPQGGPLTIKPMNPEKYLQHTVWDRGNKFALLSATILNKDAFCRQVGLEPDRVALVDVEHTFPVENRPLYDVTQGKMTYDERSETTPKIARTIVRLMQRHPGEKGLIHAHSYDIQERLADLLSDFGVGDRIRTHDRDGRDAALEAWKAGDDPDVFLSVKMEEALDLKGDLCRWQVICKAPFLNTGDSRVAHRLEEGQWAWYYRTTLRTVIQACGRVVRAPDDYGATYLADSSLLDCFERARTDMPDWFAAQVDRMERPELPAFEPRAALEGTDAGGRSGRGSRTGSRTATTGSDADGSGGSGRSTRSSGSRRSTRSSPLADVWDTDG; this is translated from the coding sequence GTGAATCCCGAGCGGATCTTCGAGGAGTTCCCCGCGCCGAGTTACCGCGGGACGCAGGAACAGGCCCTCCGCGACGTTCGCGACGCCTTCGCGGCCGGTAACGACGTCGTCCTCGTGCGCGCGCCGACCGGGAGCGGTAAGTCCCTCTTGGCCCGCGCCGTCGCCGGTTGTGCGCGCCGCGCGGACGAGGGCGAGCCCAGCGACGCCACCGGGGCCTACTACACGACTCCGCAGGTCTCTCAACTCGACGACGTGGCCGCCGACGACCTGCTGGCCGATCTCAACGTCATCCGCGGGAAGTCAAACTACGCCTGCATCCTGCCCGAGGAACGGGACACGCCGGTCAATCAGGCCCCCTGCGTTCGGGAGCGGGGGTACGACTGCTCGGTCAAACACCGGTGTCCGTACTTCTCCGACCGCGCGATCGCCTCGAACCGGGCGGTTGCGGCGATGACGCTCGCCTATTTCATGCAGACCGCCGGCAGCGAGGTCTTCCGCAAGCGCGACGTCGTGGTCGTCGACGAGGCCCACGGCCTCGCCGAGTGGGCCGAGATGTACGCGACGATCCAACTCGGGCCACGCACCGTCCCGTTCTGGGACGACCTGCGGGTCCCCGAAGTCGACTCCGTCGAGCGCGCCGTCCGCTACGCCGAGAACCTCGCCGGGACCTGCAAGCGCCGCAAAGACGACCTGCTCGCACAGGACTCGCTGTCCCCCGCCGAGGTGCGCGAACGCGACCGCTTGCAGGAACTCATCGGCGACCTCGAGTGGTTCGTTGCCGACTTTCGCGACCCCCAGAGCCCGACGACGTGGCTGGTCGACCAGTCCGAGTCGCGCTCCGGCCGAGGAGACGGCGACGGGGACGACCCGCAGGGCGGTCCCCTGACGATCAAGCCGATGAACCCCGAGAAGTACCTGCAACACACCGTCTGGGACCGGGGCAACAAGTTCGCGCTCCTGTCGGCGACCATTCTGAACAAGGACGCGTTCTGCCGACAGGTCGGCCTCGAGCCCGATCGGGTGGCGCTAGTCGACGTCGAGCACACCTTCCCCGTGGAAAATCGGCCGCTGTACGACGTGACACAGGGGAAGATGACCTACGACGAGCGGTCGGAAACGACGCCGAAGATCGCCCGGACGATCGTCCGGTTGATGCAACGCCACCCCGGCGAGAAGGGGCTGATCCACGCCCACTCCTACGACATTCAGGAGCGACTCGCCGACCTGCTCTCGGACTTCGGCGTCGGCGACCGGATTCGAACCCACGACCGGGACGGCCGCGACGCCGCCCTCGAGGCCTGGAAGGCGGGCGACGACCCCGACGTCTTCCTCTCGGTGAAGATGGAGGAGGCACTCGATCTCAAGGGCGATCTCTGTCGCTGGCAGGTCATCTGCAAGGCCCCCTTCCTCAACACCGGCGACTCGAGGGTCGCCCACCGCTTAGAGGAGGGCCAGTGGGCGTGGTACTACCGGACGACGCTGCGGACGGTCATCCAGGCCTGCGGCCGGGTCGTCCGCGCTCCCGACGACTACGGCGCGACGTATCTGGCCGACTCGAGCCTGCTCGATTGCTTCGAGCGGGCGCGGACGGACATGCCCGACTGGTTCGCCGCCCAAGTCGACCGGATGGAACGGCCGGAACTGCCGGCGTTCGAGCCCCGGGCCGCGCTCGAAGGAACGGACGCGGGCGGTCGTTCCGGCCGCGGGTCCCGAACCGGCTCGCGCACGGCGACGACCGGGTCCGACGCCGACGGGAGCGGCGGGTCCGGACGGTCGACCCGCTCGAGCGGATCGCGACGGTCGACCCGCTCGAGTCCGCTGGCGGACGTCTGGGACACCGACGGGTGA
- a CDS encoding class I SAM-dependent methyltransferase: MTDEDAETDATEADPELEPAADEVLERATADGPLAAVVEPARAETAIESLRAEGVYDDSRRVREARGQRDGTEADDGGIALPVTEPPTETRVREVVRQLEPEPRSPDLEDLLAERGWSESDRESVPGSWAVIGSVILVTVPESCPDERALGEALLDLHGEADSVLADEGIANDGAAGRFREPRTRLLAGERDTETVHTEHGTRYGLDPAKVMFSPGNQAERARMGELGSANERVFDMFAGIGYFTLPMARAGARVTATEINPTAFRYLLENAVLNDVGDRVDAYMTDCRDLASEVEADRVVMGYYGTADGDNEDASADHGTRSDEARDFLGDALAALVPGGVVHYHEATPEALLWDRPLERLEAAAEDAGRDLEVLEKRRVKSHSAGVAHVVVDARFE; encoded by the coding sequence ATGACTGACGAGGACGCGGAGACGGACGCGACGGAGGCCGACCCCGAACTCGAGCCGGCGGCCGACGAGGTCCTCGAGCGGGCGACGGCCGACGGCCCGCTGGCCGCGGTCGTCGAGCCCGCCCGCGCGGAAACGGCGATCGAGTCGCTGCGCGCCGAGGGCGTCTACGACGACTCGCGGCGCGTGCGCGAGGCGCGCGGGCAACGCGACGGGACCGAAGCCGACGACGGCGGGATTGCGCTGCCGGTCACCGAACCCCCGACCGAGACGCGGGTCCGCGAGGTCGTCAGGCAACTCGAGCCCGAGCCCCGGAGCCCGGACCTCGAGGACCTGCTGGCAGAACGGGGCTGGAGCGAGAGCGACCGCGAGTCGGTGCCGGGCTCGTGGGCGGTGATCGGGTCGGTGATCCTCGTGACGGTGCCCGAGAGCTGTCCCGACGAGCGGGCACTCGGCGAGGCGCTGCTCGACCTCCACGGCGAGGCCGACAGCGTGCTGGCCGACGAGGGGATCGCGAACGACGGCGCGGCCGGCCGGTTCCGCGAGCCCCGGACCCGGCTGCTCGCCGGCGAGCGCGACACGGAGACGGTCCACACCGAACACGGCACGCGGTACGGGCTCGACCCCGCGAAGGTGATGTTCTCGCCCGGCAACCAGGCCGAGCGCGCCCGAATGGGCGAACTGGGGAGCGCCAACGAGCGCGTCTTCGACATGTTCGCCGGCATCGGCTACTTCACCCTCCCCATGGCTCGGGCCGGCGCGCGGGTGACCGCGACCGAGATCAACCCGACCGCCTTCCGCTACCTGCTCGAGAACGCCGTCCTCAACGATGTCGGCGACCGGGTCGACGCCTACATGACCGACTGTCGCGACCTCGCGAGCGAGGTCGAGGCCGACCGGGTCGTCATGGGCTACTACGGAACCGCCGACGGCGACAACGAGGACGCGAGCGCGGACCACGGCACGCGAAGCGACGAGGCCCGCGACTTCCTCGGGGACGCCCTCGCGGCACTGGTCCCCGGCGGCGTCGTCCACTACCACGAGGCGACCCCGGAAGCGCTGCTGTGGGACCGACCGCTCGAGCGGCTCGAAGCGGCGGCCGAGGACGCCGGGCGCGATCTGGAGGTCCTCGAGAAGCGACGGGTCAAGAGCCACAGCGCGGGCGTGGCCCACGTCGTCGTCGACGCCCGGTTCGAGTAG
- a CDS encoding surface glycoprotein, whose protein sequence is MALILERRLHRCMDKNQIIAVVFALLMVTSMVAWGATAIF, encoded by the coding sequence GTGGCATTGATACTCGAGCGGAGACTGCATCGCTGTATGGACAAGAATCAGATCATCGCCGTCGTCTTCGCGCTGCTAATGGTGACCTCGATGGTCGCCTGGGGCGCGACTGCCATCTTCTAA